The following proteins are encoded in a genomic region of Solea senegalensis isolate Sse05_10M linkage group LG5, IFAPA_SoseM_1, whole genome shotgun sequence:
- the gatd3l gene encoding ES1 protein, mitochondrial, translated as MLSSRTLLNKQTLTLLSRQPVALVHGDHGNGGNIAVVLSGCGWWDGTDVHEGVYTMYHLSRNGARFQMFAPNQQQMNVMDHMKKQPMSGDNRNVMLESSRFSHGQGQMQMHDLNKLDVNSFDGVIFPGGHGIVKNLSSFVKDGKDCKLHGDVERVLKDFHRSRKPIGLSSMAPVLACRVLPSIEVTMGHERDENSRWGNWPYTNMVQAVKNMGARHHVHEPFEAFVDEKNKVVSTPSFMWETEFHYHYIFDGIGNMVKHVMRLANK; from the exons ATGTTGTCGTCCAGAACTCTGCTCAACAAACAAACTCTGACTCTTCTGTCTCGTCAGCCCGTCGCCTTGGTGCACGGTGACCATGGCAACGGAGGGAACATCGCTGTG GTTTTATCAGGATGTGGTTGGTGGGACGGAACTGACGTCCACGAGGGCGTGTA CACCATGTATCACCTGAGCAGAAACGGCGCTCGTTTCCAGATGTTTGCTCCAAATCAGCAGCAGATGAACGTCATGGATCACATGAAGAAGCAACCGATGAGTGGAGACAACCG TAATGTGATGCTGGAGTCGTCTCGGTTCAGTCACGGTCAGGGACAAATGCAGATGCACGACCTGAACAAACTGGACGTCAACAGCTTTGACGGCGTCATCTTTCCTGGAGGACACGGCATCGTCAAGAACCT aTCCTCGTTCGTCAAAGACGGTAAAGACTGTAAACTGCACGGCGACGTGGAGAGAGTTCTCAAAGACTTCCACCGATCACGGAAACCTATCGG TCTGTCTAGCATGGCTCCAGTGTTGGCCTGTCGCGTTCTGCCCAGCATCGAGGTCACCATGGGTCATGAGCGTGACGAGAACTCTCGCTGGGGAAACTGGCCGTACACCAACATGGTTCAGGCCGTGAAGAACATGGGAGCTCGTCATCACGTCCACGAACCTTTT GAAGCTTTCGTGGACGAGAAGAACAAAGTGGTGAGCACTCCGTCCTTCATGTGGGAGACAGAGTTCCACTATCACTACATCTTTGACGGGATCGGAAACATGGTCAAACACGTGATGCGTCTGGCCAACAAGTAA
- the tmem127 gene encoding transmembrane protein 127: MYAPPGSAAPGGRRRRAGTSLPKQPERSLVSALPGALSITALCTALAEPAWLRVHGGTCSRQELGVADVLGYIDPKLLDDYCVNPQTVLLLRVIAAFCFLGILCSLTAFLLDVFGPKHPALKITRRYAFAHILTVLQCATVIGFCYWASELILSLQQQHKKYHGSLIYVTFAISFYLVAGAGGASILATAANLLRHYPTEEEEQALELLSEMEDSSETFPADYDVANQFQPPPAYTP; this comes from the exons ATGTACGCTCCACCGGGTTCTGCGGCTcctggaggaaggaggaggagagcgggAACCTCCCTGCCAAAGCAGCCGGAGCGGAGCCTGGTGTCGGCTCTGCCCGGAGCTCTGTCCATCACGGCGCTGTGCACGGCCCTGGCGGAACCGGCGTGGCTCCGCGTGCACGGTGGGACCTGTTCGAGGCAGGAGCTGGGCGTGGCTGACGTTCTGGGCTACATCGACCCAAAGCTACTGGACg ATTACTGTGTGAATCCTCAGACTGTTCTGCTGCTGCGAGTCATTGCTGCCTTCTGCTTCCTGGGCATCCTGTGCAGCCTGACCGCCTTCCTCCTGGACGTGTTTGGACCCAAACACCCGGCGCTAAAAATAACACGCAGATACGCATTTGCACATATTCTCAcag TGTTGCAGTGCGCCACCGTCATCGGATTCTGCTACTGGGCGTCGGAGCTCATcctgtctctgcagcagcagcacaaaaagTATCACGGCTCGCTCATATACGTCACCTTCGCCATCAGCTTCTACCTGGTGGCGGGCGCGGGCGGAGCCTCCATCCTCGCCACGGCCGCCAACCTGCTGCGCCACTACCCgaccgaggaggaggagcaggcgCTGGAGCTGCTGTCGGAGATGGAGGACAGCAGCGAGACTTTTCCCGCCGACTACGACGTCGCCAACCAGTTCCAGCCGCCGCCCGCGTACACGCCGTAA